Proteins encoded by one window of Odocoileus virginianus isolate 20LAN1187 ecotype Illinois unplaced genomic scaffold, Ovbor_1.2 Unplaced_Contig_22, whole genome shotgun sequence:
- the MAGIX gene encoding PDZ domain-containing protein MAGIX isoform X1, with protein MERRPGGGTDPRGSRGGGGGPQPEGPSVRQFLARLEARPLAARAAADVAALVRRAGATLRLRPKEAISMLYSAEIEVTDSRLPNASFVEQHPQHRRSENMGIRTAPAQVTQGKARPPLKSPQASGQFAVELIRSSAGFGFTLSGGRDAGGDAPLAVCRLLKDGPAQCCGRLQAGDLVLYINGESTQGLSHVEVVDRIRRGGPRLCLVLSRPPETHPGKPEVVGRPQKEEVLPSPDRIPDPGGPEMTKARSASTSSPLQHPRPCMTPQNRGSQEPRPEGAADGPAVLAEERCAEDPNDQTPDSPGPWLTPSEERLSRALGVPGPAQLALEMAAGRRRH; from the exons ATGGAGCGGCGCCCGGGGGGCGGCACCGACCCTAGGGGAAGCAGAGGAG GCGGTGGCGGTCCCCAGCCCGAGGGTCCCAGCGTCAGACAGTTCCTGGCGCGGCTGGAAGCTCGCCCCCTGGCGGCCCGAGCTGCGGCCGACGTGGCGGCGCTGGTACGCAGGGCCGGCGCCACCTTGCGCCTGCGCCCCAAGGAGG CCATTAGCATGCTGTATTCTGCCGAGATAGAGGTCACAGACAGTCGCCTTCCTAATGCCAGTTTCGTGGAACAGCATCCCCAG CATCGTCGGTCAGAGAACATGGGTATACGTACCGCGCCGGCCCAAGTGACCCAGGGTAAAGCTCGTCCTCCTTTGAAGTCACCCCAGGCCTCTGGTCAGTTTGCTGTTGAACTCATTCGCAGTTCCGCCGGCTTTGGCTTCACATTAAGTGGAGGTCGAGATGCAGGTGGGGATGCTCCGCTGGCAGTGTGCCGGCTGCTGAAGGATGGACCAGCCCAGTGCTGCGGTCGCTTGCAG GCTGGCGACCTCGTGCTTTACATCAATGGAGAGTCAACTCAGGGCCTCAGTCATGTTGAGGTCGTGGATCGGATTCGTAGAGGTGGTCCCCGGCTTTGCCTCGTGCTAAGCAGGCCTCCTGAAACCCACCCTGGCAAGCCTGAGGTGGTGGGAAGGCCCCAGAAAGAAGAAG TCCTGCCATCCCCAGATCGCATTCCAGATCCTGGGGGACCAGAGATGACGAAGGCTCGCAGCGCCAGCACTTCCTCCCCACTTCAGCACCCACGACCATGTATGACCCCCCAAAACCGGGGCAGCCAGGAGCCTCGCCCAGAAGGGGCGGCCGACGGCCCCGCGGTTCTTGCTGAAGAGCGCTGCGCGGAGGACCCCAACGACCAAACTCCGGATTCCCCCGGACCCTGGCTGACGCCCAGCGAGGAACGGCTCTCGCGGGCCCTAGGGGTCCCGGGGCCCGCGCAGCTTGCCTTGGAGATGGCAGCCGGAAGGCGGAGGCACTGA
- the MAGIX gene encoding PDZ domain-containing protein MAGIX isoform X2, with protein MERRPGGGTDPRGSRGGGGGPQPEGPSVRQFLARLEARPLAARAAADVAALVRRAGATLRLRPKEAISMLYSAEIEVTDSRLPNASFVEQHPQHRRSENMGIRTAPAQVTQGKARPPLKSPQASGQFAVELIRSSAGFGFTLSGGRDAGGDAPLAVCRLLKDGPAQCCGRLQAGDLVLYINGESTQGLSHVEVVDRIRRGGPRLCLVLSRPPETHPGKPEVVGRPQKEEDRIPDPGGPEMTKARSASTSSPLQHPRPCMTPQNRGSQEPRPEGAADGPAVLAEERCAEDPNDQTPDSPGPWLTPSEERLSRALGVPGPAQLALEMAAGRRRH; from the exons ATGGAGCGGCGCCCGGGGGGCGGCACCGACCCTAGGGGAAGCAGAGGAG GCGGTGGCGGTCCCCAGCCCGAGGGTCCCAGCGTCAGACAGTTCCTGGCGCGGCTGGAAGCTCGCCCCCTGGCGGCCCGAGCTGCGGCCGACGTGGCGGCGCTGGTACGCAGGGCCGGCGCCACCTTGCGCCTGCGCCCCAAGGAGG CCATTAGCATGCTGTATTCTGCCGAGATAGAGGTCACAGACAGTCGCCTTCCTAATGCCAGTTTCGTGGAACAGCATCCCCAG CATCGTCGGTCAGAGAACATGGGTATACGTACCGCGCCGGCCCAAGTGACCCAGGGTAAAGCTCGTCCTCCTTTGAAGTCACCCCAGGCCTCTGGTCAGTTTGCTGTTGAACTCATTCGCAGTTCCGCCGGCTTTGGCTTCACATTAAGTGGAGGTCGAGATGCAGGTGGGGATGCTCCGCTGGCAGTGTGCCGGCTGCTGAAGGATGGACCAGCCCAGTGCTGCGGTCGCTTGCAG GCTGGCGACCTCGTGCTTTACATCAATGGAGAGTCAACTCAGGGCCTCAGTCATGTTGAGGTCGTGGATCGGATTCGTAGAGGTGGTCCCCGGCTTTGCCTCGTGCTAAGCAGGCCTCCTGAAACCCACCCTGGCAAGCCTGAGGTGGTGGGAAGGCCCCAGAAAGAAGAAG ATCGCATTCCAGATCCTGGGGGACCAGAGATGACGAAGGCTCGCAGCGCCAGCACTTCCTCCCCACTTCAGCACCCACGACCATGTATGACCCCCCAAAACCGGGGCAGCCAGGAGCCTCGCCCAGAAGGGGCGGCCGACGGCCCCGCGGTTCTTGCTGAAGAGCGCTGCGCGGAGGACCCCAACGACCAAACTCCGGATTCCCCCGGACCCTGGCTGACGCCCAGCGAGGAACGGCTCTCGCGGGCCCTAGGGGTCCCGGGGCCCGCGCAGCTTGCCTTGGAGATGGCAGCCGGAAGGCGGAGGCACTGA